From the Archangium lipolyticum genome, one window contains:
- a CDS encoding ATP-binding protein, whose protein sequence is MPPPAPKRDEAQRLLALERSGLLDTPPEPDFDDIVQLAAELCGTPIALISLVDRNRQWFKANVGLSGVTETERGISFCTHAIEREGVLLVEDARADERFAFSPLVQGEPFIRFYAGASIQTEEGHSLGTLCVIDRRPRTLSEAQRRGLLGLKRQVELQIRLRTQLRQAQQRNAELEQAQERMRSLNSYLQMEMRERQRMERQMQDQQTLISSVLAHIPHSVFWKDCDSVFLGCNHQFARDMGVASPEEIVGRTDLEMPYLTREHADAFRRGDRAVIESGVPALGFEETIRNPDGRESWVMTSKVPLKNPDGTVRGVLGIYIDLSERRRQETVLQEAKRLVEQHAAHLEAQVCEAQARTRQLMEYSGDAVFLLDEKGRVKEVNPVAERLLGLSREQLVGTFFELLAPENEREVLGRALSDLRVRGTVRLSEQGLRSVSGGRVAFDISASLQVAGADRLLLVVGHDLTEKRRLEQQTLQNDRLASMGALAAGIAHEINNPTSYVLSNLSFLQEWRDELERELAAPGALPARVAEMLAEAKDVIAESLDGGRRIRDIVRDMRFFSHTAGEDLAPVDVHACLDFVLRMAHNALKHAAEVRKEYEEALPPVLASEGRLSQVFLNLVVNAAQAMRPEASRRHVLGVRTSREGEWVRIDISDTGHGIPPEVLPRIFDPFFTTKAAGSGSGLGLSISLSLIQKMGGDMRVRSEQGVGTTFTLLLPTREKDDSDT, encoded by the coding sequence ATGCCACCGCCCGCCCCGAAAAGAGATGAAGCGCAACGGCTGTTGGCGCTCGAGCGCTCCGGCCTTCTCGATACACCCCCCGAGCCCGACTTCGATGACATCGTGCAGCTGGCCGCGGAGCTGTGCGGCACGCCCATCGCGCTCATCAGCCTGGTGGACCGGAACCGCCAGTGGTTCAAGGCGAACGTCGGGCTGTCCGGGGTGACTGAGACGGAGCGTGGCATCTCCTTCTGCACCCATGCCATCGAGCGCGAGGGCGTCTTGCTCGTCGAGGACGCGAGGGCCGATGAGCGCTTCGCCTTCAGCCCGCTGGTCCAGGGCGAGCCGTTCATCCGGTTCTACGCCGGTGCTTCCATCCAGACGGAGGAGGGCCATTCGCTCGGCACCCTCTGCGTCATCGACCGGCGTCCGCGGACGTTGAGCGAGGCCCAGCGCCGCGGTCTGCTCGGGCTCAAGCGCCAGGTCGAGCTGCAGATCCGCCTGCGCACCCAGCTCCGGCAGGCACAGCAGCGCAACGCCGAGCTGGAGCAGGCCCAGGAGCGGATGCGCTCGCTCAACTCGTACCTGCAGATGGAGATGCGCGAGCGCCAGCGCATGGAGCGCCAGATGCAGGATCAGCAGACGCTGATCTCCAGCGTCCTGGCGCACATCCCCCACTCGGTGTTCTGGAAGGACTGCGACAGCGTCTTCCTGGGCTGCAACCACCAGTTCGCCCGGGACATGGGGGTGGCTTCACCGGAGGAGATCGTCGGGAGGACGGACCTCGAGATGCCCTACCTGACGCGCGAGCACGCCGACGCCTTCCGCCGGGGTGACCGGGCGGTGATCGAATCGGGCGTCCCGGCTCTCGGCTTCGAGGAGACCATCCGGAACCCGGACGGACGGGAGTCCTGGGTGATGACGAGCAAGGTGCCGCTGAAGAACCCGGATGGGACGGTGCGGGGCGTGCTCGGCATCTACATCGACTTGAGCGAGCGCCGGCGCCAGGAGACCGTGCTCCAGGAAGCCAAGAGGCTTGTCGAGCAGCACGCCGCCCACCTGGAGGCGCAGGTGTGCGAGGCCCAGGCGCGCACCCGCCAGCTCATGGAGTACTCCGGTGACGCGGTCTTCCTGTTGGACGAGAAGGGGCGCGTGAAGGAGGTCAACCCGGTGGCGGAGCGGCTGCTGGGGCTCTCGCGAGAGCAGCTCGTCGGCACCTTCTTCGAGCTGCTCGCCCCGGAGAACGAGCGCGAGGTCCTCGGCCGTGCGCTGTCGGATCTGCGCGTGCGCGGCACGGTCCGCCTGTCGGAGCAGGGACTGCGCTCGGTTTCGGGGGGGCGTGTGGCCTTCGACATCTCCGCCTCGCTGCAGGTGGCGGGCGCGGACCGGCTCCTGCTCGTCGTCGGACACGATCTCACCGAGAAGCGGCGGCTCGAGCAGCAGACCCTTCAGAACGACCGGCTCGCCTCGATGGGCGCGCTGGCGGCGGGCATCGCCCACGAGATCAACAACCCGACCTCCTACGTGCTCTCCAACCTCTCCTTCCTGCAGGAGTGGCGGGACGAGTTGGAGCGGGAGTTGGCGGCGCCGGGAGCGCTCCCTGCGCGGGTGGCGGAGATGCTCGCCGAGGCGAAGGACGTCATCGCCGAGAGCCTGGACGGGGGCCGGCGCATCCGGGACATCGTGCGCGACATGCGCTTCTTCTCGCATACCGCGGGCGAGGATCTGGCGCCCGTGGATGTGCACGCCTGCCTCGACTTCGTGTTGCGCATGGCGCACAACGCGCTGAAGCACGCGGCGGAGGTGCGCAAGGAGTACGAGGAGGCGCTGCCTCCGGTGCTCGCCAGCGAGGGCCGGCTCAGCCAGGTCTTCCTCAACCTGGTCGTCAACGCGGCCCAGGCCATGCGGCCCGAGGCGTCACGGCGGCATGTCCTCGGGGTCCGCACCTCGAGGGAAGGGGAGTGGGTGCGGATCGACATCTCGGACACGGGCCATGGGATTCCTCCCGAGGTGTTGCCGCGCATCTTCGATCCATTCTTCACCACGAAGGCGGCCGGTTCGGGCTCCGGGCTCGGGCTGTCCATCAGCCTCTCCCTCATCCAGAAGATGGGCGGAGACATGAGGGTGCGCAGCGAGCAGGGCGTTGGCACCACCTTCACCCTGCTCCTCCCCACCCGAGAGAAGGACGACTCCGACACGTGA
- a CDS encoding family 16 glycosylhydrolase: MKPHRLRPDAVSAVLLAFLLLALGPEARAAQSTVLQLGSPSLSAQPGQSVTLAMRFNAVPLAEDYSVFVHFIDQNGVHRSELNADHLPPVGTSKWSGSVAYNRTVALPASLPVGTYTIRVGLYQNHSPWARVPLTMGSGVTVDDQFRYAVGTLTVGQQPSTTQVLRLGNPSLSAQPGQSVTLAMRFNAVPMAADYYVFVHFVDQNGVQHSSFNADHLPSVATSVWSGAIAYNVNKTLPSNLAAGTYTIRVGLYPMSSPNDRVLLSPGSGVTADGERRYIVGTLTVSGSSQPSGGPLGQDPNAYQLTFSDEFDNGFATSKWNDHIWYKSSDPVINYKVSNGSLKIWPAAGFVDRTIDTDGKFSQTYGYFEMQAKLPIGRGVWPAFWLYAHPGDDRPEIDIMEAYPGGGPDSGWGDGNLHPTNFGLTLHKANADYSYHEKPYSTTLRNFSPYQNGIDLSAGFHTYAVKWEPSGITFYFDGQQLGPKYWDTAGYYSRPMYVLLDLWFGSASGSPDASTPTGEGNSYEINYVRVWQFK, encoded by the coding sequence ATGAAGCCACACAGGTTACGTCCCGATGCCGTATCCGCGGTGCTGCTCGCGTTCTTGCTCCTGGCTCTGGGCCCGGAGGCGAGGGCCGCCCAGTCGACGGTGCTTCAGCTCGGCTCTCCGAGCCTGTCCGCGCAGCCAGGGCAGAGCGTGACGCTGGCGATGCGGTTCAACGCCGTGCCGCTGGCCGAGGACTACTCCGTCTTCGTCCACTTCATCGACCAGAACGGCGTGCACCGCTCCGAGCTCAACGCCGACCACCTGCCGCCCGTCGGTACCTCCAAATGGAGCGGCTCCGTCGCCTACAACCGCACCGTGGCGCTTCCGGCGTCGCTCCCAGTGGGCACCTATACGATCCGGGTCGGGCTCTACCAGAACCACTCGCCGTGGGCCCGCGTGCCGTTGACGATGGGCAGTGGCGTCACCGTCGATGATCAATTCCGCTACGCCGTCGGAACGCTCACCGTTGGCCAGCAGCCGTCCACCACCCAGGTGCTTCGGCTCGGCAACCCGAGCCTGTCCGCGCAGCCGGGGCAGAGCGTGACGCTGGCGATGCGCTTCAACGCCGTGCCGATGGCCGCCGACTATTACGTCTTCGTCCACTTCGTGGACCAGAACGGCGTGCAGCACTCCTCGTTCAACGCCGACCACCTGCCGTCCGTCGCCACCTCCGTGTGGAGCGGCGCCATTGCCTACAACGTCAACAAGACCCTCCCGTCGAACCTCGCCGCGGGGACGTACACGATCCGCGTGGGCCTCTATCCCATGTCCTCGCCGAATGACCGCGTCCTGTTGTCGCCGGGCAGTGGTGTCACCGCCGATGGCGAGCGCCGCTACATCGTCGGAACCCTCACCGTCAGCGGCTCCTCGCAGCCCTCCGGCGGGCCCCTCGGGCAGGACCCGAACGCGTACCAGCTGACCTTCTCCGACGAGTTCGACAACGGCTTCGCCACCAGCAAGTGGAACGACCACATCTGGTACAAGAGCTCCGATCCGGTCATCAACTACAAGGTGAGCAACGGTTCGCTGAAGATCTGGCCGGCCGCCGGGTTCGTCGACCGCACCATCGACACCGATGGCAAGTTCTCCCAGACGTATGGCTACTTCGAGATGCAGGCGAAGTTGCCGATCGGCCGGGGCGTCTGGCCCGCGTTCTGGCTGTACGCCCACCCGGGCGACGATCGCCCCGAGATCGACATCATGGAAGCCTATCCGGGCGGTGGTCCCGACAGTGGCTGGGGCGATGGCAACCTGCACCCGACCAACTTCGGCCTCACGCTGCACAAGGCCAACGCGGATTACTCGTACCACGAGAAGCCGTACTCGACGACGCTGCGCAACTTCTCGCCCTACCAGAACGGCATCGACCTGTCCGCCGGCTTCCATACGTACGCCGTGAAGTGGGAGCCCTCTGGCATCACCTTCTACTTCGACGGTCAGCAGCTCGGGCCGAAGTACTGGGATACCGCCGGCTACTACAGCAGGCCGATGTACGTCCTGCTGGACCTGTGGTTCGGCAGCGCGAGCGGTTCCCCTGACGCCTCGACTCCGACCGGCGAG